The Filimonas lacunae genomic sequence CAGGTTATCGCTTTCTAACGACAACCCTTCTTCTGCCATACCCAGTATAGCGCCTTTTAACTGTTCAATGGAAAGGCGCTTTACGGATAGTTCTTCTGTAAGCTGATTGTTCACTGCAATAAATTCCTCTTCACTTATTTTAAAAGCCCGTTCTGATAAATCGTGATCGCGCTCATACGAGTGATAGGAAGCATTTACCGCCTGTAAAAAAGCAAGCAATTGTTCATCGGCGTGCATAGCAGCGGGCAGATGTTTTTGCATCTGGCGCTCCAGTAATTTATTCCACTTCATGGAAGGTAGTTATAGTCATGGTTTGATTGTGCAACTGGCAGGAACCGCCAGCCACCAGTGGCGACAGCTCGCCATAAGAATAAAATCCCGCCAGCGCTGCCTGGTGTTTGAACACTTCATCTACAGCCTCTACTTCTTCTTCGGTACGGGATTGCAACACCAGCTTGCGACCCACACAACTGATCAGTAATGCAAATTCCGGCACCACTTCTTTTCGCATCAGTGATTGCTGCGCAGCACCAGAGGCGGCGTTGGTAAGCCTGTCAAAATTTGCCTTCATTAAGCGGATACGGGCGCCTTCGGGTATATCCCCGGCAAACGTCATACTGCCTGCCGCTTCATCAATAGAAAGAATGGTACGCACCACCGATTCCTGCGTGCCCGGAACAGTCACTGACAAGGGAAACAACAAAGCTGCCCAGGGCAGCGCTGCGGCCTCGGGGCCCAGGTAATGCTTATACATTTCCAATGCGTTCTTCCCTTCTATTTCGTACAGTACGTTCACAGAGGAACGGGTCACTGTTTTTTCCAGGCCAAATGTTTCCCAGCCTCCTTTTGAGCCATGCCCTACTTTTATACTCTCTCCATAAAATCCAATACCGGCAATCACTCCGGGCGCGGGGTTGGCATTTAGCCCCACCAGCGTACTGCGAAAGCGATTCCCATCGCCTGCCAGTCCGCCTGTTACCAGCACCGAACCACTTTCCACATTCATACCCTTTACCAGTGCAGTGCCATTTACCAGTTCGCCATCCGAAAGCACCAGCACATTTTGCAAACCCTGCTGGTTAAAACTATGCATCAAAGCCCTGCCCGCTTCAAAGCTGCCCGCGTAATCAGCCACATTTACCGTATGTGCCTCCACGGGCGTGTTGTTAAATGTAAGGGCAGCCACAGATACGCCTTCCTCCATTACACTGGTATGGCATATTTCGCCCGCCGTAGAACAAATAACTATTTCTGCTATAGGAAACCTGTTGCGCAACAGCGGGTACCATTCTTCTTTCTGTAAACGCGATTTGGCTGCAAAACATAAAACAAGCGCCACTTTGGCGTCATCCCCGCCTTCTCTTACCTGGATAAGTCCGTTGCCATCAGGCCTGGAGCAATAGAGTGCAGTTTTCATAAAGCATCGTTTTGTACTATAAAACACCCAATCGTATAGTGCTGATACAAGATAAACATTTTTTTATTATCTTTTTATCCAACAGCCAACTCCCTTTTTTTAATAAAGCGATACCAACGTTGAAAACACGACATGGTATTCACTACCCATACAAAAAACAATACCCATATTGCCTGCGCTACAATAATCCATTGCACACTGATGAAGCGGGAAGCCAGCGCCGATAATAACACCATCCCTAAATGCATGAACAATAATTTAGTGGTTGCCCTGGAATGCAGCAGGTGATGTTTTAGTAACAAGTGATGCAAATGCGTTCTATCGGCCTGGAAAGGCGAAACCCCATTTTTTATTCTTCCGTAAAAAACGCGCAGGGCATCCATCACCGGTATCATGCAATACCCTGTAACCACTACCGTAAACAGCTTACAGGTGGCTATATTCACCGACTGCGCTTCTTTAATAAAATGCACTCCCATAGTAGCGATAAAAAAGCCAAACAGCAGCGAACCGCTATCGCCCATAAACACTTTTGCGGGCCGCCAGTTGTATTGTAAAAAAACAAGCAAAGCGGCTATCAGGGGCAGTAATAACAGCAACCAGTTTAAACGGTGCATTACCAGGCTCATTACACTTAGCAACACCATGTTGGCCAGTGATAAGCTGCCTGCCAGGCCATCAATACCATCAATAAGATTAAACGCATTGGTTACACCTGTAATAATGAATATGGTCATTAGCCAGGATGCCACCGGCGGCAACTGTTGTATGCCCAGTAAACCATGTAACGATTCCAGCCGTATGCCTGTAGCCGCCATGGCAACAGCGCATCCCACCTGTATCAGCAGGCGCAGCATTGCCGGAAGGTTGCAGCGGTCATCTACCATACCTGTAACAGCTAACACAAACATGGAAGTCACCATCGCTGCCTGGCTCATCATAAAACTACGCAGCGCACTGCTACACAAAGCCGCTACTACCAGAACGCTTGCTATTACCAATCCTCCTACAGCAGGCACCGGTTTCCGGTGAATTTTCCGGTAATCGGGTTTATCTACCAACCCCAGCGGGGCACTTATTTTAATGAATAAAGGAAACAATATCAACGCTGCTATTAAACTACAGCCGGCAGCTAACAGCACTTGTATCAATTCGGGTTTCATACAGTATATTTTACGGGTTATCGTTTTTCATAAAAGAGCGCAGAGGTTTGCAAATGCCCCATCCCGTGGGCCAGCAATTGAGCAGTATGCAGCTTCCAGGCAATCTCCGGCATTAAGGTTTTTTTAGCCGGGTTATATAGCACATGGTTAATTAACCAGGCATATTTATCCGCTACCAGCTTCCAGGTATAACGCCTGTTGGCTATCTCTTTCATAGCTATGGCCACCTCGTTTAATTCGTTTCTTTTTTTAGCATCAATGAGCTTTAGCAGGTCGGCCGCATTATTAAAATAAAGTGCTTTTCCTTCTGTAGTAGCTTTGTTATAAGAGACGCCGTAGGCCATAATGGGCAGGCCCAGGTACATGGCTTCTACCAGCGAAGGGTTGGTGCCACCCGCACTATGCCCATGCACATACACATAACAATTTCCTCTTAACATATCCAGCTCACGCTGGTTGTATATGGGATCCAGCATTATGATATTCGGATACTTCCCATATTTCTCTCTCAGCTTTTTGCCATAGTCGCTGTTGTTCCAGTTACCTACCAGCACCAGCAAATGACCCGGACGTTGTGAAAAGGCAGCCAGCACCATATCCAGGTTATTCTCTGGCTCTATCCTGCACACTTTAAAAGCATACGGGCGGTGCAAGAAAGGATATTTCTTTACATCCTCTTTTTCCGGCTTTACCGCCAGGCAGTGATCAGCACCATATTCTACTATATTGCTGAGCGTTTTGTACCGGATGGCGGTATAATCCTGTATCGCTTCGTTATCAGAAATATCGGCATGTGAAAATTTCACTGCCATCCATTCTGCCGCCCACAGGTAAAGGCGTGCTGCTTTGCTCCACTTATTTCTTTTCCATTCAATGCCATCAATGGATATGATAATTTTCTTGCGGCTGAACAGCTTTATAAAAGGCAGCAGAAAACCACCGCTTACCCCCAGTATCAACAACACATCGGCATACCATAAAGCATGTAATATGCTAATGCTGTCGTACACTATACTTTGAATACCATTGGCCTCCCAGGGCAGGTAAATAAGGCGGGCCCCTTTATAACTGCCGGTTCTTTTTTCTTTCGGATATTTTTTACCGGAACAGTAAACGGATAAGTTACAGGTGGCGCTTAATTGTTCCACCAAATGCTCGGCAAGCGTTTCAAAACCACCATAATTTGCCGGCAATCCCACAGTGCCTATAATGGCTACATTTTTCTTTTTCATTTCAGCAGCATTTGATATAAGCATTCTATCTACATGCCAGAATAAAAACAACTGATAATCAATTCTTTTACAGCGCATCCGCTGTTACGCTCTTCCACCTGGTGGAATACCGCTTCCACCCCATACACTAGCAGGCTACTCCTTCACTATGCCCCAGTAACTGCCTGATAGCACTGCTAAACCTTTGTTGCGAGAAATGTTGTGCCCTTTCACGGGCTGCAGATGCCAGGGTATAGTACAGGCTATCACTGGTGGCCAGCAAGGCTATATAACGGGTAAGGCTATAGCAGTCGCGAGCATCTGCATAAATACCTTGTTCTCCATTCTGCACCAGTTCTGTAACGCCACCCACGGGGGGCACTATAGCAGGCAAACCGCAATACATGCCTTCTAATATTGTCATTCCAAAGGTTTCTATCCAGGTATCGGGTAGCGAAAAATTTACTACCAGGTGTGCCCTGCTATAAAAGGGAAGCGGATTGGCCTGCACCGGGTATATTTCGCAGTTAGCCGGCGCTGCGGTAGCCTGGCGGAATGCCTGCACTTCGGCCGCCTGCGCATTCAGCACCAGCATAAAATGTATATGGGGCATTTGCTGCGCCACTGTTATAAACTGGTAAACTCCTTTGTATTTTTTTAAGGAACACAGCATTACTACGGTAAACGGCTCTTTTGCTTTACCTTGCTGCATTTGCATGGCTTGGCTTGTAAACCTTTCGGGTAAAGCATTATAGATCACCGTTGTTTTGTGTTCGGGAAAGCGGAACTGCTGTTTTACATATTCCGACACAAATACCAGCATATCGGCGGTTATGCGTGCTACGGTTACCAGCAATTGCTTTAACAGGCGTGGCTGTATGCTTACTTCATGTACATGGTAAATAATACGGCATCGCCGGCAAACGGCAGCCAGTGCTGCCCCAAAAGGCAGCAGCGTGTTGATGTATACCGTATCGCTGGCACGCAAAAAACATAACAGCCTGCCAAACAGGGTAACCTGTGCCCACATAAAATACAGCAGGGTTAGCCACTTACGGGCATGCCACCGGTAATAAACACTATGGTATTGCACCCCTGGTATATTGCTTAATACACCTGTGCCGGATGGGGTGGCAGTAAACACATGTACCTGGCTATGTTCGCTGGCTACTTCCAGTATTTGCTGTAACACCAGCGGACTGCCACTAAAATCGTTAAGCAGGTGTACGGCTACTATTCTTTTCAATTGCATAATGGTAAATATTT encodes the following:
- a CDS encoding glycosyltransferase family 4 protein, yielding MQLKRIVAVHLLNDFSGSPLVLQQILEVASEHSQVHVFTATPSGTGVLSNIPGVQYHSVYYRWHARKWLTLLYFMWAQVTLFGRLLCFLRASDTVYINTLLPFGAALAAVCRRCRIIYHVHEVSIQPRLLKQLLVTVARITADMLVFVSEYVKQQFRFPEHKTTVIYNALPERFTSQAMQMQQGKAKEPFTVVMLCSLKKYKGVYQFITVAQQMPHIHFMLVLNAQAAEVQAFRQATAAPANCEIYPVQANPLPFYSRAHLVVNFSLPDTWIETFGMTILEGMYCGLPAIVPPVGGVTELVQNGEQGIYADARDCYSLTRYIALLATSDSLYYTLASAARERAQHFSQQRFSSAIRQLLGHSEGVAC
- a CDS encoding FIST signal transduction protein; protein product: MKTALYCSRPDGNGLIQVREGGDDAKVALVLCFAAKSRLQKEEWYPLLRNRFPIAEIVICSTAGEICHTSVMEEGVSVAALTFNNTPVEAHTVNVADYAGSFEAGRALMHSFNQQGLQNVLVLSDGELVNGTALVKGMNVESGSVLVTGGLAGDGNRFRSTLVGLNANPAPGVIAGIGFYGESIKVGHGSKGGWETFGLEKTVTRSSVNVLYEIEGKNALEMYKHYLGPEAAALPWAALLFPLSVTVPGTQESVVRTILSIDEAAGSMTFAGDIPEGARIRLMKANFDRLTNAASGAAQQSLMRKEVVPEFALLISCVGRKLVLQSRTEEEVEAVDEVFKHQAALAGFYSYGELSPLVAGGSCQLHNQTMTITTFHEVE
- a CDS encoding DUF1972 domain-containing protein; this encodes MKKKNVAIIGTVGLPANYGGFETLAEHLVEQLSATCNLSVYCSGKKYPKEKRTGSYKGARLIYLPWEANGIQSIVYDSISILHALWYADVLLILGVSGGFLLPFIKLFSRKKIIISIDGIEWKRNKWSKAARLYLWAAEWMAVKFSHADISDNEAIQDYTAIRYKTLSNIVEYGADHCLAVKPEKEDVKKYPFLHRPYAFKVCRIEPENNLDMVLAAFSQRPGHLLVLVGNWNNSDYGKKLREKYGKYPNIIMLDPIYNQRELDMLRGNCYVYVHGHSAGGTNPSLVEAMYLGLPIMAYGVSYNKATTEGKALYFNNAADLLKLIDAKKRNELNEVAIAMKEIANRRYTWKLVADKYAWLINHVLYNPAKKTLMPEIAWKLHTAQLLAHGMGHLQTSALFYEKR
- a CDS encoding glycosyltransferase family 4 protein, which translates into the protein MKPELIQVLLAAGCSLIAALILFPLFIKISAPLGLVDKPDYRKIHRKPVPAVGGLVIASVLVVAALCSSALRSFMMSQAAMVTSMFVLAVTGMVDDRCNLPAMLRLLIQVGCAVAMAATGIRLESLHGLLGIQQLPPVASWLMTIFIITGVTNAFNLIDGIDGLAGSLSLANMVLLSVMSLVMHRLNWLLLLLPLIAALLVFLQYNWRPAKVFMGDSGSLLFGFFIATMGVHFIKEAQSVNIATCKLFTVVVTGYCMIPVMDALRVFYGRIKNGVSPFQADRTHLHHLLLKHHLLHSRATTKLLFMHLGMVLLSALASRFISVQWIIVAQAIWVLFFVWVVNTMSCFQRWYRFIKKRELAVG